Proteins from a genomic interval of Parvibaculum sp.:
- a CDS encoding TetR/AcrR family transcriptional regulator, with protein MTKPTNIAPDRVDARLIAIANEHVRKFGPGKMTVVAVAEAAGMTHANVYRYFPSKNALIDAVVGEALKPIETVIADVASAPDPADDKLERLVLDLARLYRTLMEQNAPVFRLFVTATLENRAVARRHRGRVRMLVERVVDEGIATGAFEPRDREGALSFLTDVLYRFTHPSAILADAGVPRDVLDRRLAAVVRVALRALSVGLI; from the coding sequence TTGACCAAGCCGACCAATATCGCGCCCGACAGGGTGGACGCGCGCCTCATCGCCATCGCCAATGAGCATGTGCGCAAGTTCGGTCCGGGCAAGATGACCGTGGTGGCTGTCGCCGAGGCGGCTGGCATGACCCATGCCAACGTCTACCGCTATTTCCCCTCGAAAAATGCCCTGATCGATGCGGTCGTCGGTGAGGCGCTGAAACCGATCGAGACCGTGATCGCGGACGTGGCGAGCGCGCCGGACCCTGCCGACGACAAGCTGGAGCGGCTGGTCCTCGACCTCGCGCGCCTCTATCGCACGCTGATGGAGCAGAACGCGCCGGTGTTCCGCCTCTTCGTCACAGCGACCCTCGAGAACCGGGCCGTCGCGCGTCGGCATCGCGGACGGGTGCGCATGCTGGTTGAACGTGTGGTCGACGAGGGCATAGCGACGGGCGCATTCGAGCCGCGCGACCGGGAAGGCGCCCTCTCCTTCCTGACCGACGTGCTTTACCGCTTCACCCACCCGAGCGCCATTCTGGCGGACGCTGGGGTCCCGCGTGACGTGCTCGACAGGCGCCTCGCAGCGGTGGTGCGGGTAGCCCTGCGGGCCTTGTCCGTCGGCCTGATCTAG